The Equus caballus isolate H_3958 breed thoroughbred chromosome 12, TB-T2T, whole genome shotgun sequence genome contains a region encoding:
- the FERMT3 gene encoding fermitin family homolog 3, giving the protein MAGMKTATGDYIDSSWELQVFVGEEEPQAQSVTLRVTGESHIGGVLLKIVEQINRKQDWSDYAIWWEQKKQWLLQTHWTLDKYGILADARLFFGPQHRPVVLRLPNRRALRLRASFSQPLFQAVAAICRLLSIRHPEELSLLRTLEKKEKKKKEKEPEEEVYDLTQVVLAGGVAPALFRGMPAHFSDSAQTEACYHMLSRPQPPPDPLLLQRLPRPSSLLDKTKLHSRWLDSSRCLMQQDVKAGDTLWLRFKYYSFFDLDPKADPVRLTQLYEQARWDLLLEEIDCTEEEMMVFAALQYHINKLSQSGEVGEPAGTDPGLDDLDAALNNLEVKLEGSAPTDMLDSLTTIPELKDNLRIFRPRKLTLKGYRQHWVVFKETTLSYYKSQEEAPGDPVQQLNLKGCEVVPDVNVSGQKFCIKLLVPSPEGMSEVYLRCQDEQQYARWMAGCRLASKGRTMADSSYASEVQAILAFLSLQRAGGGGAGNQPQGPDASAEGLNPYGLVSPRFQRKFKAKQLTPRILEAHQNVAQLSLSEAQLRFLQAWQSLPDFGISYFTVRFKGSKKDEILGIANNRLIRIDLAVGDVVKTWRFSNMRQWNVNWDIRQVAIEFDEHINVAFSCMSASCRIVHEYIGGYIFLSTRERARGEELDEDLFLQLTGGHEAF; this is encoded by the exons ATGGCGGGGATGAAGACGGCCACCGGGGACTACATTGACTCGTCCTGGGAGCTGCAGGTGTTCGTAGGAGAGGAGGAACCCCAGGCCCAGTCGGTCACCCTCCGGGTCACCGGGGAGTCGCACATCGGCGGGGTGCTCCTGAAGATCGTGGAGCAGATCA ACCGCAAGCAGGACTGGTCAGACTACGCCATTTGGTGGGAACAGAAAAAGCAGTGGCTGCTGCAGACCCACTGGACGCTGGACAAGTACGGCATCCTGGCCGACGCCCGCCTCTTCTTCGGGCCCCAGCACCGGCCGGTGGTCCTGCGGCTGCCGAATCGTCGCGCCCTGCGCCTCCGAGCCAGCTTCTCCCAGCCCCTCTTCCAGGCCGTGGCCGCCATCTGCCGCCTCCTCA GTATCCGGCACCCTGAGGAGCTGTCTCTGCTCCGGACtctggagaagaaggagaagaaaaagaaggagaaggagccgGAGGAGGAGGTGTACGACCTGACCCAGGTCGTCCTGGCTGGGG GGGTGGCACCTGCGCTCTTCCGGGGCATGCCAGCCCACTTCTCAGACAGCGCCCAGACCGAGGCCTGCTACCACATGCTGAGCCGGCCGCAGCCCCCGCCCGACCCCCTCCTGCTGCAGCGCCTGCCCCGGCCCAGCTCCCTCTTGGACAAGACCAAGCTCCACAGCAG GTGGCTGGACTCGTCACGGTGCCTCATGCAGCAGGACGTCAAGGCGGGAGACACGCTCTGGCTACGCTTTAAGTACTACAGCTTCTTCGACCTGGATCCCAAG GCAGACCCGGTGCGGCTGACCCAGCTGTACGAGCAGGCGCGGTGGGACCTGCTGCTGGAGGAGATCGACTGCACCGAGGAGGAGATGATGGTGTTCGCGGCCCTGCAG TACCACATCAACAAGCTGTCCCAGAGCGGGGAGGTGGGCGAACCGGCTGGCACGGACCCGGGCCTCGACGACCTGGACGCAGCCCTGAACAACCTGGAGGTGAAGCTGGAGGGGTCGGCGCCCACGGACATGCTG GACAGCCTCACTACCATCCCAGAACTCAAGGACAATCTCCGGATCTTCCG GCCCCGGAAGCTGACCCTGAAGGGGTACCGCCAGCACTGGGTGGTGTTCAAGGAGACCACGCTGTCCTACTACAAGAGCCAGGAGGAGGCGCCGGGAGACCCCGTTCAGCAGCTCAACCTCAAGG GCTGTGAGGTGGTCCCCGATGTCAACGTCTCAGGCCAGAAGTTCTGCATCAAGCTCCTGGTGCCCTCTCCTGAGGGCATGAGCGAGGTCTATCTGCGGTGCCAGGAC gagcAGCAGTACGCGCGCTGGATGGCCGGCTGCCGACTGGCCTCCAAGGGCCGCACCATGGCCGACAGCAGCTATGCCAGCGAGGTGCAGGCCATCCTGGCCTTCCTGAGCCTGCAGCGGGCCGGCGGAGGGGGTGCGGGCAACCAACCCCAGGGCCCCGACGCCTCTGCCGAGGGCCTCAACCCCTATGGCCTGGTCAGCCCCCGCTTCCAGCGAAAGTTCAAGGCCAAGcag CTCACCCCGCGGATCCTGGAAGCCCACCAGAACGTGGCCCAGCTCTCGCTGTCGGAGGCCCAGCTGCGCTTCCTGCAGGCCTGGCAGTCCCTGCCCGACTTCGGCATCTCCTATTTCACGGTCAG GTTCAAGGGCAGCAAGAAAGATGAGATCCTGGGCATTGCCAACAACCGACTGATCCGCATCGACTTAGCCGTGGGCGACGTGGTCAAGACCTGGCGCTTCAGCAACATGCGCCAGTGGAATGTCAACTGGGACATCCGGCAG GTGGCCATCGAGTTTGACGAGCATATCAACGTGGCTTTCAGCTGCATGTCCGCCAGCTGCCGCATCGTGCACGAGTATATCGGGGGCTACATTTTCCTGTCAACGCGGGAGCGGGCCCGCGGGGAGGAGCTGGACGAGGATCTCTTCCTGCAGCTCACAGGGGGCCATGAGGCCTTCTGA
- the TRPT1 gene encoding tRNA 2'-phosphotransferase 1 produces MDTSGGRRQEAGGPRGRKARRPREQDRDVQLSKALSYALRHGALKLGLPMGADGFVPLGALLQLPQFRSFSAEDVQRVVATNAKQRFALQPGDPSTGPLIRANQGHSLQVPELELMPLETPQALPPMLIHGTFWQHWPSILLKGLSCRGRTHIHLATGLPGDPGVISGIRPNCEVAVFINGPLALADGIPFFRSANGVILTPGDADGFLLPKYFKEALQLRPTRKPLSLAGDEETECQSGPKHSSRGRRMSQQ; encoded by the exons ATGGACACCtctggaggaaggaggcaggaagcaggagggCCCAGGGGTAGAAAGGCTCGCAGACCCCGGGAACAG GACCGAGACGTGCAGCTGTCCAAGGCTCTGTCCTACGCCCTGCGCCACGGGGCCCTGAAGCTGGGGCTTCCCATGGGGGCCG ATGGATTCGTGCCCCTGGGCGCCCTCCTGCAGCTGCCGCAGTTCCGCAGCTTCTCGGCTGAAGACGTGCAGCGTGTGGTGGCCACCAACGCGAAGCAGCGGTTTGCCCTGCAGCCGGGGGACCCCAGCACCGGCCCTCTCATCCGGGCCAACCAGGGTCACTCCCTGCAG GTACCTGAGTTGGAGCTGATGCCCCTGGAGACCCCGCAGGCCCTGCCCCCCATGCTCATCCATGGCACGTTCTGGCAACACTGGCCATCCATCCTTCTCAAGGGCCTGTCCTGCCGGGGAAGGACGCACATCCACCTGGCCACCGGACTGCCTGGGGACCCTGGTGTCATCAGTG GCATACGGCCAAACTGTGAAGTGGCCGTGTTCATCAACGGGCCCCTGGCCCTGGCAG ATGGAATCCCCTTCTTCCGCTCTGCCAACGGGGTGATCCTGACTCCAGGGGACGCTGATGGCTTCTTGCTTCCCAAGTACTTCAAGGAGGCCCTGCAGCTGCGCCCGACCC GAAAGCCCCTCTCCTTGGCTGGTGATGAAGAGACAGAGTGTCAGAGTGGCCCCAAGCACAGctccagaggaagaagaatgagccaacaataa